In the genome of Methylomagnum ishizawai, the window GCCCGCCGCCAGGCCGGTTCCACGCTCAAGCCTTTCCTGTACGGGTTGGCCGTGGCACAAGGTTATCTCACTGCGGCTTCGGTGCTGGAGGATTCGCCGGTCAACCTGGAAACCACCACCGGACTCTATATCCCGCAAGATTACGACCGCGATTTCAAAGGCCCGGTCAGCGTGCGTACCGCCTTGGCGTCTTCCCTGAACGTCCCGGCGGTGCGGGCCTTGGGCTTGGTCGGGGTCGAGCGCTTCCGCGACCTGCTATGGGATTTGGGTTATGCCGGCTTGACCGAGGACGGCGAGTATTATGGATTCTCCCTGGCCCTGGGCTCGGCGGAAGTGAACTTGCCGGAACAAGTGAATGCCTATCGCAGCCTCGCTAACGGGGGACTATGGAGCCGGTTGCGCTTATTGCCAGAGGCGTCGGGCGCGGAGCCGCCGCGCCGGGTGCTAGCTGCGGGGGCCGCTTTCATCGCCGCCGATATCCTGAGCGATAGCGCCGGTCGGTCCTTGACCTTCGGCCTGGATAGCCCTTTGTCCACCCGTTACTGGACCGCCGTGAAAACCGGCACCAGCAAGAATATGCGGGACAACTGGTGCATCGGCTTCAGCCGCCGCTATACGGTGGGCGTGTGGGTGGGGAATTTCGAGGGCGATCCCATGCGCGGGGTCTCGGGCGTGACCGGGGCAGCCCCGGCGTGGCTGGCGATCATGAACGGCCTGCACGCGGCGGAACCGGGTCCGCCCCCGGCAGCGCCCGCCGGTCTGGTCGCACGCGATATCCGCTATGAACCCGCCATCGAGCCACCGCGCCGGGAATGGTTCCTGGCGGGCACCGAGGCGGAGACGCTACACCTCGTGGAGGCCGGCACCCATGCGCCGCGGATCGAATCGCCACCCCGTGGCGTCGTCATCGCCCTCGATCCCGATATTCCGCCGCGCCATCAGCGGGTTTGGTTCAAGGCGAAAGGAGGCGCGGAAGCCCGCTTCGCGCTGGACGGGGTCGATCTCGGCCCGGCCCGCCCGCCATGGGCTTGGTTACCCGTGCCGGGCCATCATAGGTTGGAACTCAAGCGCGGGGATGGCGCGGTGTTGGATAAGGTGGAATTCCAGGTACGGGGACCGCAGCCTTGATGCGCTGGGTGCGGGTTGATGCCCAAGGTTGATAAGACCCGAGTTCGGGGTTGATTTAAACCATCGGTGCATCTTACCAACCCCTTGGGAGATTTGAACCAGAAATTATCTTTGCAATATCAAGCGGCTGGATGGCCATCAAGGCTGGCATGGTCGTCGCATCCCGGCTTGGACTTCATCCTACTTCACCGCTTTGTTATGAATGCTCCATCCCGCTCCCTGCCCAAAACCGGTTTTCCCGGTCTGGTCGAAAACTGGCGCTCCGATCTGATCTCCGGTTTTCTGGTCTTCCTCATCGCCCTGCCTTTGTGCCTGGGCATCGCCATGGCCTCGGGATTCCCACCGATGGCCGGTATCATCACCGCCGTGATCGGCGGCGTGGTGGTGTCCCGGCTCAGCGGCTCCTATGTCACCATCAATGGTCCTGCCGCCGGTTTGATCGTGGTCATCCTCTCGGCGGTGCAATCGTTGGGCCAGGGCGATGCCATGGCGGGTTATCGCTATACCCTCGCCGCCATCCTGTTCGCCAGCGGGTTGCAAATCCTGATGGGCTTGATGAAGGCCGGCAAGCTCAACGCCTATTTCCCGGCCTCGGTGGTGCATGGCATGTTGGCCGCCATCGGCATCATCATCATGGCCAAGCAAATCCACACCATGCTGGGCGTCAAACCCGAGGCCAAGGAAATCCTGGAGACCATCGCCGAGGTGCCGCACAGCTTCGTGGAGATGAACCCGGAAATCGCCTGCATCGGCTTCACCGGGCTGGCCATCCTGATCGCGTGGTCCTTGGTGAAGAACCGCTACCTCAAGATGATTCCGGCCCCCTTGGTCGTGGTGGCGGTGGGCATGGCCTTGGAGCGCTATTTCGACCTGGATCACGAACATGTCTATGGCTTCCTGACCGATGCCCAATTCCTTCCGCACCATGAATACACCATCGGTCCCAAATTCCTGGTGACGATCCCGGAAAATATCACCGAGGGCTTTTATTTCCCCGATTTCGGCAAGGTCGCAACCCCGGAGTTCTGGGCCGCCGTGCTGTCGATCTGCTTGGTCGGCAGCCTCGAATCCCTGTTGAGCGCCACCGCCGTCGATAAGCTC includes:
- a CDS encoding SulP family inorganic anion transporter; translation: MNAPSRSLPKTGFPGLVENWRSDLISGFLVFLIALPLCLGIAMASGFPPMAGIITAVIGGVVVSRLSGSYVTINGPAAGLIVVILSAVQSLGQGDAMAGYRYTLAAILFASGLQILMGLMKAGKLNAYFPASVVHGMLAAIGIIIMAKQIHTMLGVKPEAKEILETIAEVPHSFVEMNPEIACIGFTGLAILIAWSLVKNRYLKMIPAPLVVVAVGMALERYFDLDHEHVYGFLTDAQFLPHHEYTIGPKFLVTIPENITEGFYFPDFGKVATPEFWAAVLSICLVGSLESLLSATAVDKLDPHKRYSNLNRDLTAVGVGNLLASAIGGLPMIAEIVRSSANVNNGAKTGWANFFHGLFLALFVVCFPRLIHEIPLASLASLLVYTGFRLASPKEFAKTLDLGKEQLAIFCVTIVGVLATDLLVGVFIGIFVKLLVHILRGVDFRQLLKMSYHVEQTHPGIYHIRVEGSAIFSNFIGLKSEVAELPEGRTVVFDLSEAYLVDHTVMEFIDHYRHDYIGRGGRCEIHGLENHEPYSDHPLAARKRKTDDHEGELSTPR
- the pbpC gene encoding penicillin-binding protein 1C yields the protein MHIIRKPLVFALGSILLIAALPVGVWLASWTIPVPGFDEIQALWVPSEAYLLDRHGEVIHSLRLDPTVRRLDWTPLADISPALPKAVVVAEDRRFYRHPGVDVVAVAGAVADRMFHGRRRGASTLTMQVAAFLDAGLNRHNGRGIGQKLRQMAAALALERQWSKAQILEAYFNRVGFRGELQGIAATAQGLFGKRPSGLDETESVLLAAFLPAPQADPARLQARARAIAQAGMFHVEHSGLETLASGLLKPKPGLLHELNLAPHLARRFLKKPGERLRTTLDARWQGLVLEALKQQLAGLDGQNVRDAAAVVADNASGEILAYVGSAGDDSRSPGVDGAAARRQAGSTLKPFLYGLAVAQGYLTAASVLEDSPVNLETTTGLYIPQDYDRDFKGPVSVRTALASSLNVPAVRALGLVGVERFRDLLWDLGYAGLTEDGEYYGFSLALGSAEVNLPEQVNAYRSLANGGLWSRLRLLPEASGAEPPRRVLAAGAAFIAADILSDSAGRSLTFGLDSPLSTRYWTAVKTGTSKNMRDNWCIGFSRRYTVGVWVGNFEGDPMRGVSGVTGAAPAWLAIMNGLHAAEPGPPPAAPAGLVARDIRYEPAIEPPRREWFLAGTEAETLHLVEAGTHAPRIESPPRGVVIALDPDIPPRHQRVWFKAKGGAEARFALDGVDLGPARPPWAWLPVPGHHRLELKRGDGAVLDKVEFQVRGPQP